One genomic region from Silvibacterium dinghuense encodes:
- a CDS encoding toxin-antitoxin system HicB family antitoxin: protein MADEYKRHHCFPLRLSPTMRQQAINLAEREGISLNHFITLAVAEKITRLEHVQDSEGSAPRNIVIQSEEEKPA from the coding sequence ATGGCTGATGAGTATAAACGCCACCACTGCTTTCCGCTTCGCCTTTCCCCGACCATGCGGCAACAAGCGATCAATCTCGCAGAGCGCGAGGGCATTTCGCTCAATCACTTCATCACTCTGGCTGTCGCGGAGAAAATTACCCGCCTGGAGCACGTACAGGACTCCGAGGGTTCCGCACCCCGGAATATCGTCATCCAGAGCGAAGAGGAGAAACCTGCTTAA
- a CDS encoding homocysteine S-methyltransferase family protein — MNRSQHPLQAILEQRIAIIDGAMGTTIRTYGMKEADIRGDRFRDAQKDLLNNGDLFSLTQPEMIGDIHRRFLEAGADIIETNTFGATSIAQSEFFVDDPREHGGKKDPAFYQKIIEDASLRDLAWEINEQSARQCREWSDRIANATGRPRFVAGAIGPLTVSLSNSPDADDPGFRVVTFDQVKQVYAEQTRALIAGGSDLLLVETIFDSLNAKAALVAIQEVFEEDGKTLPVMVSAAVGRGGETMISAQTIEALWNAVRHVKPLSIGLNCSLGPDLMYPFLEELAAKADTAVSAYPNAGLPNPLSPTGFDLEPADMARYLGEFADGGLINIAGGCCGNTPEHIAAIAKALEGKAPRSLRREALVESEG, encoded by the coding sequence ATGAATCGTTCGCAGCATCCTCTTCAGGCCATTCTTGAGCAGAGAATCGCCATCATCGACGGCGCCATGGGCACGACCATCCGCACCTACGGGATGAAGGAGGCCGACATCCGCGGGGATCGTTTCCGGGATGCGCAGAAAGACCTGCTCAACAATGGAGACCTTTTCAGCCTGACGCAGCCGGAGATGATTGGCGATATCCATCGGCGTTTTCTTGAAGCCGGAGCCGACATCATCGAGACGAACACCTTCGGCGCTACCAGCATCGCACAAAGCGAATTTTTTGTGGATGATCCGCGCGAGCATGGCGGGAAGAAGGATCCAGCCTTCTATCAGAAGATCATCGAGGACGCATCGCTCCGCGATCTCGCCTGGGAGATCAATGAACAGTCGGCGCGGCAATGCCGCGAATGGTCCGACCGCATTGCGAATGCTACGGGCCGTCCGCGGTTTGTCGCAGGGGCGATCGGGCCATTGACGGTTTCGCTCTCGAATTCACCGGATGCCGACGATCCCGGCTTTCGCGTAGTCACCTTCGACCAGGTAAAGCAGGTGTACGCCGAACAGACACGTGCTCTGATTGCCGGCGGCTCCGATCTACTGCTTGTCGAGACGATTTTCGACTCATTGAATGCGAAAGCTGCGCTTGTCGCCATTCAGGAGGTTTTCGAAGAGGATGGCAAGACTCTGCCGGTGATGGTTTCCGCCGCGGTTGGACGCGGTGGCGAAACCATGATCTCAGCACAGACGATTGAAGCATTGTGGAATGCGGTGCGGCATGTGAAGCCGCTCTCGATCGGGCTTAACTGCTCGCTCGGACCGGACCTGATGTATCCCTTCCTCGAAGAGCTGGCCGCCAAGGCGGATACGGCTGTCTCGGCCTATCCCAATGCTGGTCTGCCCAATCCGCTGTCGCCGACGGGATTCGATCTTGAGCCGGCTGACATGGCTCGCTATCTCGGCGAGTTTGCGGACGGTGGGCTGATCAATATCGCAGGCGGATGCTGTGGCAACACGCCGGAACACATCGCGGCGATTGCAAAGGCACTCGAGGGGAAGGCGCCCCGCAGTCTGAGGCGTGAAGCGTTGGTGGAGAGCGAAGGATGA
- the metH gene encoding methionine synthase, producing MSSLPSIEPRPLRLSGSQPFTQQPGVYIMIGERTNVAGSPKFAKLIKEGKYEEAVSIARQQVENGANVIDICMDEGMIDGVAAMTRFLQLLASEPEVAKVPFMVDSSKWEVVHAGLKCLQGKGIVNSISLKEGEEKFKSHAATVLKYGAAAVVMAFDEQGQAADYADKIRICERAYRILVDEVGFAPEDIIFDPNILTVATGLEEHNNYAVDFIRATRWIKENLPHAKVSGGVSNISFSFRGNNKVREAMHSAFLYHAIAAGMDMGIVNAGMLEVYEEIEPELKVLVEDVLLNRRPDATERLVDFGEALKAAGTGSAAAEKKTEEWRHGTVEERLSHALVKGIDTHIDVDTEEARAKLGRPLQVIEGPLMAGMSIVGDLFGAGKMFLPQVVKSARVMKKAVAYLTPFMEAEKEAMAAAGIEVRTQGKIVLATVKGDVHDIGKNIVGVVLACNNYEVIDMGVMVPAEKILERARSENADIIGLSGLITPSLDEMVHVAREMERQSFKIPLLIGGATTSRAHTAIKIAPHYSEPVVHVLDASRAVPVTTSLLSEENRQAFVEKHRAEYEAVRKAHAAPRQKTVPIEEARARHTPIEWRIEDIAQPSFTGVRVLEDFSLATLREYIDWSPFFHAWGLKGIYPRILEDEKQGAQARQIFAEGNALLDRIIAEKLITARGVYGMFPANAVGDDIELYTDEARSTVLERFHFLRQQANREGSDPCRCLSDFVAPKDTCLPDYVGAFAVTSGIGLRELCDLFRAQHDDYSAIMAEALADRLTEAFAECLHQRVRNEWGYGLEERFTNAELIREEYRGIRPAPGYPASPDHTEKGTLWELLDVEAKTGILITESFAMWPGSSISGLYFAHPESRYFSVGKLGRDQVIDYQKRKGMSLREVERWLGPNLNYDPEG from the coding sequence ATGAGCAGTCTCCCATCGATCGAACCAAGACCTCTACGTCTTTCCGGATCGCAACCTTTCACGCAGCAGCCCGGTGTCTACATCATGATCGGCGAACGCACCAACGTCGCCGGATCGCCGAAGTTCGCCAAGCTGATTAAGGAAGGGAAGTACGAAGAGGCAGTAAGTATTGCCCGTCAGCAGGTAGAGAATGGCGCCAACGTTATCGATATCTGCATGGACGAGGGCATGATCGATGGCGTTGCGGCTATGACGCGCTTTCTGCAACTGCTGGCCAGCGAGCCGGAAGTGGCGAAGGTGCCCTTCATGGTGGACTCCTCCAAGTGGGAGGTTGTTCATGCAGGCTTGAAGTGTCTGCAGGGCAAGGGCATCGTAAATTCTATCTCGCTCAAGGAAGGCGAGGAGAAGTTCAAAAGCCACGCTGCAACGGTGCTGAAGTATGGTGCTGCTGCCGTGGTCATGGCCTTCGATGAGCAGGGACAGGCTGCGGATTACGCAGATAAGATCCGTATCTGCGAGCGTGCCTACCGCATCCTTGTAGATGAAGTTGGATTCGCGCCGGAAGATATTATCTTTGACCCGAATATTCTGACCGTCGCCACGGGTCTTGAGGAACATAACAACTACGCGGTGGACTTTATCCGCGCAACGCGCTGGATCAAGGAAAACCTGCCGCATGCCAAGGTAAGTGGCGGCGTTTCGAATATCTCCTTCAGCTTTCGTGGCAATAACAAGGTGCGCGAAGCCATGCACTCGGCTTTTCTCTATCACGCCATTGCCGCAGGCATGGATATGGGGATTGTGAACGCCGGTATGCTCGAGGTGTACGAGGAGATCGAGCCGGAATTGAAGGTGCTGGTTGAGGATGTGCTGCTCAACCGCAGACCGGATGCGACCGAACGCCTGGTGGATTTTGGAGAAGCGCTGAAGGCGGCGGGCACAGGCAGCGCTGCTGCTGAAAAAAAGACGGAAGAGTGGCGGCATGGCACCGTCGAGGAGCGTCTCTCTCATGCGCTGGTGAAGGGCATCGATACTCATATCGATGTCGACACGGAAGAAGCGCGCGCCAAGCTGGGACGCCCTTTGCAAGTGATCGAAGGCCCGCTCATGGCGGGTATGAGTATTGTCGGCGATCTCTTTGGCGCAGGAAAAATGTTCCTGCCGCAGGTGGTGAAGTCGGCCCGCGTCATGAAGAAGGCAGTTGCCTATCTCACGCCGTTCATGGAGGCCGAGAAAGAGGCGATGGCCGCAGCCGGGATCGAAGTCAGAACCCAGGGCAAGATTGTGCTGGCCACAGTCAAAGGCGACGTTCATGATATCGGCAAGAACATCGTTGGTGTCGTGCTGGCATGCAACAACTATGAGGTCATCGACATGGGCGTCATGGTCCCTGCCGAAAAGATCCTCGAGCGTGCCAGGTCAGAGAATGCCGACATTATTGGTCTGAGCGGGCTGATTACTCCGTCGCTGGATGAGATGGTGCATGTGGCGCGGGAGATGGAGCGGCAGAGCTTTAAGATCCCACTGCTGATCGGCGGCGCAACGACAAGCCGCGCGCATACGGCGATTAAGATCGCGCCTCATTACAGTGAGCCGGTGGTGCACGTGCTTGATGCAAGCCGTGCTGTGCCGGTAACGACGAGCCTGCTGAGCGAAGAGAACAGGCAGGCCTTCGTAGAGAAGCATCGGGCAGAGTATGAAGCAGTAAGAAAGGCCCACGCCGCACCTCGCCAGAAGACAGTCCCGATTGAAGAAGCGCGTGCGCGGCATACGCCGATCGAGTGGCGGATTGAAGATATCGCGCAACCCTCATTTACCGGCGTGCGCGTACTCGAGGATTTTTCGCTCGCAACGCTGCGTGAGTATATCGATTGGTCACCTTTCTTCCATGCCTGGGGATTGAAAGGGATCTACCCGCGCATTCTCGAGGACGAAAAGCAGGGAGCCCAGGCACGCCAGATCTTCGCCGAAGGCAATGCGCTTCTGGACCGGATCATTGCTGAGAAGCTGATTACGGCACGGGGTGTGTATGGTATGTTTCCGGCGAATGCTGTTGGCGACGATATCGAGCTCTATACGGATGAGGCACGTTCAACCGTACTCGAACGATTCCACTTTCTCCGTCAGCAGGCCAATCGAGAAGGTTCCGATCCGTGCCGCTGCCTCTCAGACTTTGTCGCACCGAAGGATACATGCCTGCCGGATTATGTCGGAGCCTTTGCTGTCACGAGTGGGATCGGCTTGCGCGAGCTTTGCGATCTCTTCCGGGCACAGCATGATGACTACAGTGCGATCATGGCCGAGGCACTCGCGGATCGTCTCACCGAAGCATTTGCGGAATGTCTCCACCAGCGTGTCCGGAATGAGTGGGGTTATGGTCTCGAGGAGCGCTTTACGAATGCCGAGCTGATTCGGGAAGAGTATCGTGGCATCCGTCCGGCACCTGGCTACCCGGCAAGCCCGGATCACACGGAAAAAGGAACGCTCTGGGAGCTGCTCGATGTTGAGGCGAAGACCGGCATCCTCATCACGGAGTCCTTTGCCATGTGGCCCGGATCGAGCATTAGTGGCCTTTACTTTGCGCATCCAGAGTCGCGTTATTTCAGCGTTGGCAAGCTCGGCCGCGATCAAGTTATCGACTATCAGAAGCGCAAAGGGATGTCTCTGCGAGAGGTCGAGCGGTGGCTTGGGCCAAACCTGAATTACGACCCCGAAGGCTGA
- a CDS encoding SMP-30/gluconolaconase/LRE-like region family protein: MLFRNLRIRLLCVFLGVALSLLYAHLSYAQYTTDWLANTYGLDASHVGNAARSMWVDPSGVIYTSSLWDEDAGGVGIYQNGATLGSMGAHNEFQGSAITGNDTDLFVALAFNSSLGGSGLVGRYNRSSQTRDLVIAVSADTTEEKADVITGITTAGDLLYVSDYPGNRVRVYTTDGAWQQDISVASPGAIAVDSSGNIWVAQKASGAIQEFNAAGTAVTTLSLASTARPASLYYDATNGELLVGDEGPDMNIKIFDISGTPTLLSTFGTLGGYLDTTTGTKGRVGDKRFTRVHGIGKDTAGNLYVLNNPWGGTWDLGRDGGTDIHAYDKTGALKWKLQGLNFEAVVAPDPATDGVYFYSGNNIYTGTAGGSFIANTIDPFTYPSDPRIDVTDPQRGEDFGQMAYVNGHRLLVANGQNPDIFYLYYFSDANGDIAIPVGSIPGTLFNTTARIRDGFCIDSKGDIWAGLDKTSAIWHYPLAGFDSTGKPTWGAGTSTPTPASIGTLTRIIYLVDSDTMILASGITGSTDWTAIGTRVEVYHGWQAGNTSTPNPVITLTGTNPKTIAAAGNYLFVGYVHTVPNIDAYNLTTGANTITFTNSNTSAVSVGNDVDSMYGIRAYLRSTGEYVVTKDNYNSTNVVVYHWTPSS, encoded by the coding sequence ATGCTTTTCCGGAATTTGAGAATACGCCTTCTCTGTGTGTTTCTTGGCGTCGCGCTTTCCCTTCTCTATGCACACCTCAGTTATGCCCAGTACACAACGGACTGGCTGGCGAATACCTATGGTCTCGACGCCTCGCATGTTGGCAATGCCGCTCGTTCGATGTGGGTGGATCCGTCAGGCGTGATTTATACCTCCAGCCTCTGGGATGAAGATGCAGGCGGAGTCGGCATCTATCAGAACGGAGCCACACTTGGCTCCATGGGTGCCCATAATGAATTTCAGGGCAGCGCGATCACGGGCAATGACACGGACCTTTTCGTGGCCCTTGCTTTTAATAGCTCGCTGGGCGGAAGCGGACTTGTCGGACGTTACAACCGTTCCAGCCAGACTCGCGATCTGGTGATCGCCGTGAGTGCCGATACGACAGAGGAGAAGGCGGATGTCATCACTGGAATCACCACCGCCGGTGATCTTCTCTACGTAAGCGACTATCCCGGTAATCGTGTTCGTGTTTACACCACGGATGGGGCGTGGCAGCAGGACATCAGCGTCGCGTCTCCCGGTGCGATTGCGGTGGATAGTTCCGGCAATATCTGGGTAGCGCAGAAGGCAAGCGGTGCGATTCAGGAGTTCAACGCAGCAGGCACGGCGGTTACGACCCTCAGTCTTGCTTCCACCGCTCGTCCAGCTTCGCTTTACTACGATGCAACGAATGGAGAGTTGCTTGTAGGAGATGAAGGGCCGGATATGAATATCAAGATATTCGACATCAGCGGCACTCCCACGCTCCTGAGCACATTCGGCACGCTCGGTGGATATCTGGATACAACCACGGGCACCAAGGGGCGCGTCGGGGATAAGCGGTTCACGCGCGTGCATGGCATCGGCAAGGATACGGCCGGGAATCTATATGTCCTCAACAATCCCTGGGGCGGTACGTGGGATCTCGGACGCGATGGAGGAACGGATATCCATGCCTATGACAAGACCGGGGCTTTGAAGTGGAAGCTGCAGGGCCTGAACTTCGAAGCTGTGGTCGCTCCCGATCCAGCTACGGATGGCGTGTATTTCTATAGCGGCAACAATATTTACACCGGTACAGCCGGAGGCTCATTCATCGCCAATACCATTGACCCGTTCACTTATCCTTCCGATCCACGCATCGATGTGACCGATCCTCAGCGCGGAGAAGATTTTGGCCAGATGGCTTATGTGAATGGCCACCGGCTTCTGGTTGCCAATGGCCAGAACCCGGATATCTTCTACCTCTATTACTTCTCGGATGCGAATGGTGATATTGCTATCCCAGTTGGATCTATCCCCGGTACGCTCTTCAATACAACAGCTCGCATTCGCGATGGCTTCTGTATCGATAGCAAGGGTGATATATGGGCCGGCCTGGATAAGACGAGTGCCATCTGGCACTATCCGCTTGCCGGCTTTGATTCGACTGGCAAGCCGACTTGGGGAGCGGGTACTTCGACGCCGACTCCTGCCTCTATCGGCACTCTTACGCGCATCATCTATCTGGTGGACTCCGACACCATGATCCTCGCTTCGGGGATTACCGGCAGTACGGACTGGACCGCAATCGGAACGCGTGTCGAGGTCTACCATGGCTGGCAGGCGGGTAATACCTCGACTCCCAATCCAGTTATCACACTCACTGGCACCAATCCCAAGACCATAGCCGCTGCCGGCAACTACCTCTTTGTCGGATACGTGCATACTGTTCCGAATATCGATGCGTATAACTTGACGACCGGTGCTAACACCATTACGTTCACGAACAGCAATACCAGCGCCGTCTCCGTCGGCAATGATGTCGACTCGATGTACGGCATTCGCGCGTATCTGCGCTCCACGGGGGAATACGTCGTCACCAAGGACAACTACAACAGCACCAATGTTGTGGTCTATCACTGGACGCCTTCGTCCTAG